Sequence from the Pseudophaeobacter arcticus DSM 23566 genome:
CGCGCCGGTGCCCAGGGCCTCAACCGGCAGTCCGATGTCCTCTGCCAGTTTGTCCAGAGGATACAGCCCCAGCGTCTGCGAGATCAGATCAAAAGCAACCACGCCGTCCGGGCTTTCGACCGCTTGCCAGCCCAGCGCCGCATAAAAGGCGGCAGCCTGTTCAATATCCGGCACCCCGAGGGTGATCAAACTCACCCGTTGTTCCATGGTCATAACCTCTCCTTTCGCCTCTAGATCCCGTACTCTGGCCTCAAAATCCGCCCATAGCTGGCAACCGGCTAAAGCAACTCGGATATGGATGTTTCAATTAGTTTCAGACAGGCATCATCCGAAAACCGATGGTCCGCATCCTTGACCAGGTTCAGCCGCATGTCCACACAGGTTGCATGATGCAAAAGCCGCAGCGCCGTGTCCGTCGAGACGGCTGTATCAGCCGTCCCCTGCAAACAGCGCACCGGAAAGGGCAGGTCCAGCGCCTGCCGCAGCACCAGTCGGTTGCGGCCATCTTCGATCATGCGTTTGCTGATGCGGTAAGGCTCCATGTAATCGCTGGGCAACTCAACATATCCCTGCGCCTCCAGTTCGGCCTTCTGTGCTGCGCTAAAATTGGCCCAATAGCCGTCTTCCGTGAAATCCGGCGCTGCGGCAATGGTCACCATGCCCTGGATACGCTCGGGCAGGGCCCTGGCCAGAAGCAGCGCCTGCCATCCCCCCATGGACGATCCCACAATCAGCAAGGGTCCTGTGGTCAACGCAGAGACGGCAGCAAGGGTATCCTCATGCCAATCCCCGATACAGCCTTCCTCAAACCGCCCCGAACTTTCGCCATGGCCAGAATAGTCGAACCGTAAGAACCCCAGACCAGCTGATTTGGCCCAGGCCTCCAGATGGAGCGCCTTGGTTCCCTCCATGTCGGATTTGAGCCCCCCGAGGAAGACAAGCGTCACCCCCGCCCCCCTATGCAAGTGATAGGCAATAGAGCGCCCCTGTTCGGTGGTCAGAAACGTCGCTGCAGCCATGTCTGTGCACTCCCTTATTGGCTATCTCTGGGTCCAGATGTGTCACGCAATGCGCGAGGCTGCAATTGTCAAAACCGCCCCGCCCCCAAGTTGCCCCCGCAGGCAAAGGACAACAGCCAGACTTGCTCCCCCCGCCCAGAGCTTTTAGGTTGCGCCAGATGGCCAGCGCCGCGCCCGGCGACGCCACAGGGATCTACGATGACACAGATATTCTACCGCGGCGGCCATGCGATGCTCTGCCTGACAATTGTCCTGTCCGGATGCTGGGCCTCACTGGCACTGTGGTACCGCCTGCCCTTTGGCAGCATCACCCGTCTGGGGTGCGCCACCGGGTTTGCCCTCCTGACGCTGGCCGTGATCCTTGGCCTCTTCCACCCGCGACGGCTGCGCGGCCTTGCCACTTATTGTCTGGCGCTGGCCGCGGTCTGCATCTGGTGGACCAGCCTCACCCCCCCTGCGGACAGAAACTGGGCCATGGATGTGGAGCGTCAGGTTACGGGGCGGCTCACCGGCTCGACCCTCACGCTCGAGAATATTCGCAACTTCACCTGGCGCAGCCCGGTGGATTTTGACGCCAACTGGGAAACCCGCAGCTATGACCTCGACCAACTGGAAAGCCTGGATCTCTTCATGTCCTATTGGTCCG
This genomic interval carries:
- a CDS encoding alpha/beta hydrolase encodes the protein MAAATFLTTEQGRSIAYHLHRGAGVTLVFLGGLKSDMEGTKALHLEAWAKSAGLGFLRFDYSGHGESSGRFEEGCIGDWHEDTLAAVSALTTGPLLIVGSSMGGWQALLLARALPERIQGMVTIAAAPDFTEDGYWANFSAAQKAELEAQGYVELPSDYMEPYRISKRMIEDGRNRLVLRQALDLPFPVRCLQGTADTAVSTDTALRLLHHATCVDMRLNLVKDADHRFSDDACLKLIETSISELL